In a single window of the Dreissena polymorpha isolate Duluth1 chromosome 3, UMN_Dpol_1.0, whole genome shotgun sequence genome:
- the LOC127872355 gene encoding cytochrome P450 2U1-like: MFALSIICNSLFVLLDGTSVLVFIVTFLLIYWSTRRHPGIPPGPGRWPIIGNLGSLAGPDTLKVFRDLRCKYGDVFALYFGSELTVVLNGYEAIKDAFLKQGRYFSFRPENDFTARSIITDLVFGNGPEWKAKRVYIMNAFRDICFIRNGAVLEKIVHEELDLLIDDITHIEKPFCPRKTMSLSFASVMFNILHGKRPERDDKRFQWYLDELDLGFQRFLKTQLRHYCFPWLDKLPGDLLRFQYIKEKSALLTEYFDEVFKQREAVALQRSRDCLLDIFLSEDSPVARDEICYPEVQAKLHAEITRKIGKELPAISDRSDVPYVEAVILETLRIGSNVPLAVPHFVKEDASFRGFYIPNGTTIIANVTSVHHDPSVFPDPFAFRPERFLDESGRVLQASEQVIPFSMGQRSCIGESIARIELFLYVTRIVQNVEFRLPAGCKRPTLNGVFGITYRPEDYNVDIAKRN; the protein is encoded by the exons ATGTTCGCTTTATCAATTATATGTAATTCACTTTTTGTGCTACTGGACGGTACAAGCGTACTTGTTTTCATTGTGACATTTCTACTGATCTACTGGTCAACACGGAGACATCCTGGCATACCTCCTGGCCCTGGTCGCTGGCCGATCATCGGTAACCTGGGGTCGCTAGCGGGACCGGACACACTCAAAGTATTCCGAGATCTTCGCTGTAAATACGGCGACGTATTTGCACTGTATTTTGGTTCGGAACTTACCGTTGTACTGAACGGATACGAAGCTATAAAGGACGCGTTCTTAAAGCAAGGTCGCTATTTTTCATTTCGACCCGAGAATGACTTCACAGCCCGTTCAATAATCACGGATCTGGTATTCGGTAATGGTCCTGAGTGGAAAGCAAAACGTGTGTACATTATGAACGCTTTCCGCGATATATGTTTTATCAGGAATGGCGCCGTCTTGGAGAAAATTGTACACGAGGAACTAGACTTGCTAATTGACGATATTACACACATCGAGAAACCGTTTTGTCCAAGAAAAACAATGTCACTTAGCTTTGCCAGTGTGATGTTTAACATCCTTCACGGTAAACGACCCGAACGCGATGATAAACGATTTCAGTGGTATCTTGACGAACTTGACTTAGGGTTTCAGCGCTTTCTAAAGACTCAATTGCGGCATTATTGTTTCCCATGGTTGGACAAACTTCCTGGTGACCTGCTTCGATTTCAATATATAAAGGAAAAATCAGCATTATTGACCGAGTATTTTGATGAAGTTTTTAAGCAGAGAGAGGCGGTTGCTCTACAACGATCCCGGGATTGCTTGTTAGATATCTTCCTGTCTGAGGACAGCCCCGTGGCACGTGACGAGATTTG CTACCCTGAAGTCCAGGCCAAATTACACGCCGAGATCACGCGAAAGATCGGTAAAGAGTTACCTGCGATAAGTGACCGTTCCGATGTTCCATACGTGGAAGCTGTGATACTGGAAACTTTGCGGATTGGAAGCAACGTGCCTTTGGCCGTGCCTCATTTTGTGAAGGAGGACGCGTCATTTAGAGGTTTCTATATACCCAACGGCACAACTATCATCGCAAATGTAACCTCCGTGCACCACGATCCATCAGTGTTTCCAGATCCTTTCGCATTCAGGCCAGAGCGTTTCCTCGATGAATCCGGACGTGTTTTGCAAGCATCGGAGCAAGTGATCCCGTTTTCTATGGGTCAAAGGTCGTGTATAGGGGAATCCATCGCACGCATCGAACTGTTCCTGTATGTGACAAGGATTGTACAAAACGTGGAGTTCAGATTACCTGCTGGTTGCAAAAGGCCAACACTTAATGGTGTTTTCGGAATAACGTACAGACCCGAGGACTATAATGTAGATATTGCGAAGAGGAATTAG
- the LOC127874918 gene encoding cytochrome P450 2F3-like translates to MFAASILNIFPLQDSTGVLVFIVTFLLIYWSTRRHPGIPPGPGRWPIIGNLGSLAGPDKLKVFRDLRLKYGDVFALYFGSELTVILNGYEAIKDAFLKQGRQFSFRPENDFVRRSVISNLIFGNGPECKAKRVCIMNAFRDLCFTRNGVVLEQIVHDELDFLIEIITKNAKAFCPRKTMSMSFASVIFNILHGKRPERGEKRFQWYMDTLDQGFEVFLRSQVRHYCFPWLDKLPGDLLRLQYAKDVSVSVSEFFEEIFKEREAASLPGSRDCLLDFFLSEDSPVARDEIWKCHHDLMGAGSETSATTMNWMILLLALYPDVQAKLYAEITRKIGKELPAISDRSKIPYVEAVILETLRIGSIVPLGVPHFVKEDVSFRGFLIPKGTTVIAILSSVHHDPSVFSDPYAFRPERFLDESGLVLQPSEQVIPFSMGQRSCIGESIARIELFLYVTRIVQNVEFKLPAGCKRPTSNGVFGLTYRPEDYDVDIKKRN, encoded by the coding sequence ATGTTTGCCGCATcgatattaaatatatttccGCTGCAGGACAGTACAGGCGTACTTGTTTTCATTGTGACATTTCTACTGATCTACTGGTCAACTCGGAGACATCCTGGCATCCCTCCAGGTCCTGGTCGCTGGCCGATCATCGGTAACCTGGGGTCGCTAGCGGGACCGGACAAACTCAAGGTGTTCCGCGATCTTCGCCTTAAATACGGCGACGTATTTGCACTGTATTTTGGTTCGGAACTAACCGTTATACTGAATGGATACGAAGCGATTAAAGATGCATTCTTAAAGCAAGGTCGCCAATTTTCATTTCGACCCGAGAATGACTTCGTTAGGCGGTCAGTGATCTCCAATCTGATATTTGGCAATGGTCCGGAGTGTAAGGCCAAGCGTGTTTGCATTATGAACGCTTTCCGTGATTTATGCTTCACTCGAAATGGTGTCGTTTTGGAGCAAATTGTACACGATGAATTAGACTttcttattgaaataattacaaaaaacgCGAAAGCATTTTGTCCAAGGAAAACAATGTCGATGAGTTTTGCCAGTGTGATCTTTAACATTCTCCATGGTAAACGTCCCGAACGTGGTGAAAAACGCTTTCAGTGGTATATGGACACGCTTGACCAAGGGTTTGAAGTCTTTCTTAGAAGTCAAGTGCGGCATTATTGTTTTCCATGGTTGGACAAACTTCCGGGTGACCTTCTTCGATTACAATATGCAAAGGATGTATCGGTATCAGTGAGCGAGTTCTTTGAAGAAATATTTAAGGAGAGGGAAGCGGCTTCCCTACCAGGATCTCGGGACTGCTTGTTAGATTTCTTCTTGTCCGAGGACTCCCCTGTGGCACGTGACGAGATTTGGAAATGTCATCATGACCTCATGGGGGCTGGCAGTGAAACATCGGCTACCACCATGAACTGGATGATTCTCCTTCTAGCTCTTTATCCAGATGTCCAGGCAAAATTATACGCCGAGATCACGCGAAAGATCGGTAAAGAGTTACCCGCGATTAGTGACCGTTCCAAAATTCCTTACGTGGAAGCAGTGATACTTGAAACTTTGCGGATTGGAAGCATCGTGCCTTTGGGCGTGCCCCATTTTGTTAAGGAGGACGTGTCATTTAGAGGTTTCTTAATACCCAAAGGCACAACTGTTATCGCCATTTTATCCTCCGTGCACCACGATCCCTCGGTGTTTTCTGATCCATACGCATTCAGGCCAGAGCGTTTCCTTGACGAATCCGGGCTCGTTTTGCAACCATCGGAGCAAGTGATCCCTTTTTCTATGGGTCAGAGGTCGTGTATAGGGGAATCCATAGCTCGCATCGAGCTGTTCTTGTATGTTACAAGGATCGTGCAAAACGTGGAGTTTAAATTACCTGCTGGTTGCAAAAGGCCAACAAGTAATGGTGTGTTCGGACTGACGTACAGACCTGAGGACTATGATGTTGATATTAAGAAGAGAAATTAG